The proteins below are encoded in one region of Streptomyces ficellus:
- a CDS encoding ATP-binding protein produces the protein MPRPDSLVTPRTCSRRPAPDAHCCELAADLRAPHSLRMWIAALLDGWHLPRLQDDLALIATELATNAVEHAGTAARITLAFREPEPGRRVVRLEVEDSGPGFAPRSGTSAAPARDARESCAGRGLQLVAALSSAWGARPTAPPASWSGPSCAHDRPWPASTGHGQPPAGSARSTRRHAAPRDPTTGTTGRPAGGSAVVAPEEPLKRIPRSVEMDPHARTALPGSSAHSAASTAPRSATMRGPSVSRSGPCAGALRL, from the coding sequence ATGCCTCGCCCCGATTCCCTCGTCACGCCCCGTACCTGTTCCCGTCGGCCGGCACCCGACGCGCACTGCTGCGAGCTGGCTGCCGACCTCAGGGCTCCGCACTCCCTGCGGATGTGGATCGCGGCCCTGCTGGACGGATGGCACCTGCCCCGGCTCCAAGACGACCTCGCCCTGATCGCGACCGAGCTGGCCACCAACGCGGTGGAGCACGCGGGCACGGCTGCCAGGATCACCCTGGCCTTTCGGGAACCGGAGCCCGGCCGGAGGGTGGTGCGCCTCGAGGTCGAGGACTCCGGTCCGGGCTTCGCCCCCCGTTCCGGTACCTCCGCGGCCCCGGCCCGCGACGCGAGAGAGAGCTGCGCGGGCCGTGGACTGCAACTGGTCGCCGCTCTGAGCAGCGCCTGGGGTGCCAGGCCGACAGCCCCACCGGCCAGCTGGTCTGGGCCGAGCTGCGCGCATGACCGGCCGTGGCCGGCGTCCACGGGGCACGGGCAGCCGCCGGCCGGCTCAGCGCGGTCGACTCGACGACACGCAGCGCCGCGCGACCCGACGACCGGTACGACCGGCCGTCCCGCCGGCGGCTCAGCCGTCGTCGCTCCCGAAGAGCCGCTGAAGCGAATCCCGCGCTCCGTCGAGATGGACCCGCATGCGCGGACCGCCCTCCCCGGGTCTTCGGCGCACAGCGCCGCGAGTACCGCGCCGCGCTCGGCGACGATGCGCGGTCCGAGTGTGTCCCGGTCTGGACCATGCGCAGGTGCACTGCGCCTCTGA
- a CDS encoding polysaccharide deacetylase family protein → MAPAPAAPRDPLKISSVRDPWIKEIPTDERIVFLTFDDGNEKDPRFIEMMRDLRIPFTMFLTDDAVKKDYGYFRELRDLGNSVENHTLTHTDLKSLDQAGQQREMCGAQEKFAKEFGRAPRLFRPPFGSWNDDTLAAMKACGLQAMVLWRADMGIEDLEYQRADRRLRPGQIILAHFRGPKDLKGRSLTDMTADLLRRIQEQGFTVARLEDYLAFDSTPPADGS, encoded by the coding sequence ATGGCACCCGCCCCGGCGGCACCTCGGGACCCACTGAAGATCTCCTCGGTCCGGGATCCCTGGATCAAGGAGATACCGACCGACGAGAGGATTGTTTTCCTCACCTTTGACGACGGCAACGAAAAGGATCCGCGCTTCATCGAGATGATGAGGGATCTGCGGATTCCCTTCACCATGTTCCTGACCGACGACGCGGTCAAGAAGGACTACGGCTACTTCCGGGAGCTCCGGGACCTCGGCAACTCCGTCGAGAACCACACCCTCACCCACACCGATCTCAAGTCGCTGGACCAGGCCGGCCAACAGAGGGAGATGTGCGGCGCGCAGGAGAAGTTCGCCAAGGAGTTCGGCAGGGCGCCGCGCCTCTTCCGTCCGCCGTTCGGAAGCTGGAACGACGACACGCTCGCCGCCATGAAGGCCTGCGGCCTGCAGGCCATGGTGCTGTGGCGGGCGGACATGGGGATCGAGGACTTGGAGTACCAGCGGGCCGACCGCAGGCTGCGCCCCGGACAGATCATCCTGGCCCACTTCCGCGGGCCGAAGGACCTGAAGGGGCGCTCCCTGACCGACATGACCGCCGATCTGCTCCGGCGCATCCAGGAGCAGGGGTTCACGGTGGCGCGCCTGGAGGACTATCTCGCGTTCGACTCCACGCCGCCGGCCGACGGCTCGTAA
- a CDS encoding tectonin domain-containing protein, translating to MADWTQINGALSAISAGSRTNVWGVNSAGNIYRYSGDDADPWINIPGALKDIGAAADGTVWGVNAAGNIYRYTGDESSTHWKQISGGLARISAGSRTNVWGVNSGGSIYRYTGNDANPWINIPGALTDIGAAADGTVWGVNAAGNIYRYTGDESSTHWKQISGGLARISAGSRTNVWGVNSGGSIYRYTGNDANPWINIPGALTDIGAAADGTVWGVNAAGNIYRYGGDQPG from the coding sequence ATGGCTGACTGGACTCAGATCAACGGCGCTCTCTCCGCGATCTCCGCAGGGTCGAGGACCAACGTGTGGGGTGTGAACTCCGCCGGGAACATCTACCGCTACAGCGGCGACGACGCGGACCCGTGGATCAACATCCCCGGCGCCCTCAAGGACATCGGAGCGGCGGCGGACGGCACCGTATGGGGCGTCAACGCCGCCGGCAACATCTACCGCTACACCGGCGACGAGAGCTCGACCCACTGGAAGCAGATCTCCGGCGGACTGGCCCGCATCTCGGCCGGCTCCAGGACCAACGTCTGGGGCGTCAACTCCGGCGGCAGCATCTACCGCTACACCGGCAACGACGCCAACCCATGGATCAACATCCCCGGCGCCCTCACCGACATCGGAGCAGCGGCCGACGGCACCGTATGGGGCGTCAACGCCGCCGGCAACATCTACCGCTACACCGGCGACGAGAGCTCGACCCACTGGAAGCAGATCTCCGGCGGACTGGCCCGCATCTCGGCCGGCTCCAGGACCAACGTCTGGGGCGTCAACTCCGGCGGCAGCATCTACCGCTACACCGGCAACGACGCCAACCCATGGATCAACATCCCCGGCGCCCTCACCGACATCGGAGCAGCGGCCGACGGCACCGTCTGGGGCGTCAACGCGGCCGGCAACATCTACCGCTACGGCGGTGACCAGCCCGGATAG
- a CDS encoding RICIN domain-containing protein gives MRLKPSGTAAVLSVIAALVLSLLTAAGTAHAEPAGIANGTQFTDPNGRPVNAHGGGVIKVENHYYWFGENRNSDNSFRYVSAYRSTDLKTWEFRKHVLTTESDPELAGANIERPKVIYNKSTGKFVMWMHKEGSPTDYSEARAAVAVSDTVDGDYTWKGSFRPQGHMSRDITAFVDTDGTAYMISAANENADLHVYRLTDDYTEIDAQVQKLWAGQSREAPAMFKRDGVYFLLTSGASGWQPNQQMYATATSITGEWSGLKNVGDAKTYRSQTTFVLPVQGTEGTSYLYMGDRWAGAWDGKVNESAYVWLPLKFPTSTTMTMDYSPELSVDTAAGTVTGLDATWEALAARNSGKCADVTGFDTEDATRVSQWNCGGEVNQHFWIKELDGGYVQIMARHSGKCLDVSDASGADGAPAVQNACNGAESQQWKVRTSETTDYVHLVARHSNKCLDVTDGGTWNGANLQQWTCNNGDNQKWDRATV, from the coding sequence ATGCGACTCAAACCATCCGGAACAGCCGCCGTCCTCTCCGTCATTGCCGCCCTCGTCCTCTCCCTGCTGACCGCCGCGGGCACCGCCCACGCCGAGCCGGCCGGCATAGCCAACGGGACGCAGTTCACCGATCCGAACGGCAGGCCCGTGAACGCCCACGGCGGTGGCGTGATCAAGGTGGAGAACCACTACTACTGGTTCGGCGAGAACCGGAACTCCGACAACAGCTTCCGATACGTATCCGCGTACCGTTCCACGGACCTGAAGACGTGGGAGTTCCGCAAGCACGTGCTCACCACCGAGAGCGACCCGGAGCTGGCGGGCGCCAACATCGAGCGACCGAAGGTCATCTACAACAAGTCGACCGGCAAGTTCGTGATGTGGATGCACAAGGAGGGCAGCCCGACCGACTACAGCGAGGCCCGCGCCGCCGTCGCCGTGTCGGACACCGTGGACGGCGACTACACCTGGAAGGGCAGCTTCCGTCCCCAGGGCCACATGTCCCGAGACATCACCGCGTTCGTCGACACCGACGGCACCGCCTACATGATCTCCGCCGCCAATGAGAACGCGGACCTGCACGTCTACCGCCTCACGGACGACTACACCGAGATCGACGCCCAGGTCCAGAAGCTCTGGGCCGGCCAGTCCCGCGAGGCTCCCGCCATGTTCAAGCGCGACGGCGTGTACTTCCTGCTCACCTCCGGCGCCTCCGGCTGGCAGCCCAACCAGCAGATGTACGCCACCGCCACGAGCATCACCGGCGAGTGGAGCGGTCTCAAGAACGTCGGCGATGCCAAGACCTACCGCAGCCAGACCACTTTCGTGCTGCCCGTCCAGGGCACCGAGGGCACCAGCTATCTGTACATGGGCGACCGCTGGGCGGGCGCGTGGGACGGCAAGGTCAACGAGTCGGCGTACGTCTGGCTGCCGCTGAAGTTCCCCACCAGCACCACCATGACCATGGACTACTCCCCCGAGCTCTCCGTGGACACCGCCGCCGGCACCGTGACCGGTCTGGACGCGACGTGGGAGGCGCTGGCCGCCCGCAACAGCGGCAAGTGCGCCGACGTCACCGGTTTCGACACGGAGGACGCGACCCGGGTCAGCCAGTGGAACTGCGGCGGTGAGGTCAACCAGCACTTCTGGATCAAGGAACTGGACGGCGGTTACGTCCAGATCATGGCCCGCCACAGTGGCAAGTGCCTCGACGTGAGCGACGCCTCCGGCGCCGACGGCGCGCCCGCGGTGCAGAACGCCTGCAATGGCGCAGAGTCCCAGCAGTGGAAGGTTCGTACGTCCGAGACGACCGACTACGTCCATCTCGTCGCGCGGCACAGCAACAAGTGCCTCGACGTCACCGACGGAGGTACCTGGAACGGCGCCAACCTCCAGCAGTGGACCTGCAACAACGGCGACAACCAGAAGTGGGACCGGGCGACGGTCTGA
- a CDS encoding DUF1349 domain-containing protein, with translation MEPVHMPALPFELTARGPAGARWSATGTALEMVSAPRSDLFVDCAAEPGEATPDLTRLTGEVTGPFRLSARVTADLRGRFDAGALVVWAGPTTWLKLCLELSPEGRASVVSVVTRGVSDDANAWDVLGDTVHLRISRMRHAFALHSSADGRTWRLVRLCSIGVPFDHPVEAGFLAQSPHGAGCRAVFTDITFTDHELSDARDGS, from the coding sequence ATGGAACCTGTACACATGCCCGCCCTGCCGTTCGAGCTGACGGCCCGTGGCCCCGCCGGGGCCCGCTGGAGTGCCACCGGGACAGCACTCGAGATGGTCTCGGCGCCGCGCAGTGACCTGTTCGTCGACTGCGCCGCCGAGCCCGGCGAGGCCACCCCGGACCTGACCCGGCTGACCGGCGAGGTCACCGGCCCGTTCCGGCTGAGCGCCCGGGTCACCGCGGACCTCCGGGGCCGCTTCGACGCGGGCGCCCTGGTCGTGTGGGCCGGCCCGACGACATGGCTGAAGCTCTGCCTCGAACTCTCCCCGGAGGGCAGGGCGAGTGTCGTCTCCGTGGTGACCCGGGGCGTGTCGGACGACGCGAACGCCTGGGACGTCCTGGGAGACACGGTGCACCTGCGCATCTCCCGGATGCGCCACGCCTTCGCACTCCACAGCTCGGCCGACGGGCGGACATGGCGGCTCGTCCGGCTGTGCAGCATCGGAGTGCCGTTCGACCACCCGGTCGAGGCCGGCTTCCTCGCCCAGTCCCCGCACGGCGCGGGCTGCCGGGCGGTCTTCACCGACATCACCTTCACGGACCACGAGCTCTCCGATGCCAGGGACGGCAGTTGA
- a CDS encoding HAD family hydrolase, giving the protein MSRPSRALVLDFDGLVADTEVLWLAVLRELYRSLSQELPHDRYVASIGGTLDDFDPFEDLAARCRTAGAAELEERAESMFRTYMAYEAPLPGVRRLVAQAEKRGLPLGIASSSRSTSVRPHLEAFGLLGSFPVVVTADDVPRVKPAPDLYLLAARRLGVDPAGIVAFEDSNRGVRAAKAAGALCVAVPHVLSRSHDFSAADLRLASLTLCDLDDVLSLGAAGKAG; this is encoded by the coding sequence ATGAGCCGGCCGAGCCGGGCCCTCGTGCTCGACTTCGACGGACTCGTCGCTGACACCGAGGTGTTGTGGCTGGCCGTACTGCGGGAGCTCTACCGTTCGTTGTCCCAGGAACTGCCGCACGACCGGTACGTCGCCTCCATCGGCGGTACGCTCGACGACTTCGACCCGTTCGAGGACCTGGCCGCCCGGTGCCGTACCGCCGGCGCGGCCGAGCTGGAGGAACGCGCGGAAAGCATGTTCCGGACGTACATGGCGTACGAGGCGCCGCTGCCGGGCGTCCGGCGGCTGGTGGCGCAGGCGGAGAAGCGCGGCCTGCCCCTCGGCATCGCGTCCAGTTCCCGTTCCACCTCCGTACGGCCCCACCTCGAAGCGTTTGGCTTGCTCGGCTCCTTCCCGGTGGTCGTCACCGCGGACGACGTACCCCGGGTGAAACCCGCACCGGACCTCTACCTCCTGGCCGCCCGCCGACTGGGCGTCGACCCGGCGGGCATCGTGGCCTTCGAGGACTCGAACCGGGGGGTACGCGCGGCGAAGGCGGCCGGCGCCTTGTGCGTGGCCGTGCCGCACGTCCTGTCACGGTCGCACGACTTCAGCGCCGCCGATCTGCGGCTCGCGTCCCTGACGCTGTGCGACCTGGACGACGTGCTGTCGCTCGGGGCGGCCGGAAAGGCGGGGTGA
- a CDS encoding MFS transporter, which produces MRRRRGFVAHLHRNARYCIYTEPFWAVFGTAALYYATLYMESAGLGTVAIGVILSANLYAAFLFQLVAGAVTDRMGRRRATFWFDVTSWVIPMFVWAFSDNFGLFLLGYLLNASSKIVNVSFWLLATEDSPEEHRPRIFGAIKVVIMFAGLLVPVVGLCMDAYGTVPTLRVLFFVGGLAMLLHNWLRHRYTVETRAGADAMERHARTPLLRSVTDSGRLLWAAGRHAALRRLVLMYTLSFVAFQLNVFLAVYLTRHLDYGALVVGGVPAVGAVTALLSYAIVMPRASGRVRAETMARWSLVASCAGWLLFLALGPGNLPLLFLCTVLTSGGPFLVESYRDAIVVGCVHTSERAMFFAAVQTFTAVVSIPTGYLSAVLFDTRPLLLFAAIAALYGVAALCTFGRTDFRSGVRLIPRNGEPGAVTVS; this is translated from the coding sequence ATGAGACGGCGCCGCGGCTTCGTGGCGCACCTGCACCGCAACGCCCGGTACTGCATCTACACGGAACCGTTCTGGGCGGTATTCGGCACCGCCGCCCTGTACTACGCGACCCTGTACATGGAGAGCGCCGGCCTCGGCACGGTGGCCATCGGAGTGATCCTCTCCGCCAACCTCTACGCCGCGTTCCTCTTCCAGCTCGTGGCCGGTGCCGTCACCGACAGGATGGGCAGGCGCCGGGCCACGTTCTGGTTCGACGTGACGTCCTGGGTCATCCCGATGTTCGTGTGGGCCTTCAGCGACAACTTCGGGCTCTTCCTCCTCGGGTACCTGCTCAACGCCTCATCCAAGATCGTCAACGTGTCGTTCTGGCTGCTGGCGACGGAGGACAGCCCGGAGGAACACCGCCCCCGCATCTTCGGCGCCATCAAAGTCGTGATCATGTTCGCCGGGCTCCTCGTCCCCGTCGTCGGGCTCTGCATGGACGCGTACGGCACCGTGCCGACCCTGCGCGTCCTGTTCTTCGTCGGCGGGCTCGCCATGCTGCTGCACAACTGGCTGCGCCACCGGTACACGGTCGAAACACGTGCGGGCGCCGACGCCATGGAGCGGCACGCGCGCACACCCCTGCTGCGCAGCGTGACCGACAGCGGCAGACTCCTGTGGGCGGCCGGACGGCACGCCGCGCTGCGGCGCCTGGTCCTGATGTACACGCTCAGCTTCGTCGCCTTCCAGCTCAACGTGTTCCTGGCCGTGTACCTCACGCGGCACCTGGACTACGGCGCCCTGGTGGTGGGCGGCGTCCCCGCCGTCGGCGCCGTCACCGCGCTGCTGTCGTACGCGATCGTCATGCCCAGGGCGTCGGGCCGTGTACGGGCGGAGACGATGGCGCGGTGGTCACTCGTCGCCAGTTGCGCGGGGTGGCTCCTGTTCCTCGCCCTGGGCCCGGGCAACCTCCCCCTGCTGTTCCTGTGCACGGTGCTCACCTCGGGGGGCCCGTTCCTGGTCGAGTCCTACCGTGACGCGATCGTGGTGGGCTGCGTGCACACGTCGGAGCGGGCCATGTTCTTCGCCGCCGTACAGACCTTCACCGCCGTGGTGTCCATTCCGACCGGCTACCTTTCCGCGGTGCTCTTCGACACCAGGCCGCTGCTGCTGTTCGCGGCGATCGCCGCGCTCTACGGTGTGGCCGCGCTGTGCACCTTCGGCAGGACCGACTTCCGGTCCGGCGTGCGGCTCATCCCCCGCAACGGCGAGCCGGGCGCGGTGACGGTCTCATGA
- a CDS encoding zinc-dependent alcohol dehydrogenase: MRALVYAGPGRMELTDVEEPALRRPDDVKVRIAMTGICGTDHKILAGKLDVAGKGTVLGHEGVGTVVETGDAVTRVKPGDRVVINPTQSCGTCRNCRLGAYCYCLHFDDHQVGFTLAGTFAEYYVGTAQYLYPIPDGMSWQVASLIEPLGCSLNSVLKSGLQPHETVLVIGSGAIGLLCQSIARRLGRLTVATEPNAFRRAFAAGIAHHALHPDELTPETIARLTDGKGFDVVIDAVGNQLTTAMDAVAKGGRVVPMGYDDTYRAEIAPTRLIDAGLSIVAAVPLHDAIGPALDFSARLPELARMVTTEVDMADFRDAFESTMGIDPRTGRKVEITSVKAVIRS, translated from the coding sequence ATGCGAGCTCTCGTGTACGCGGGACCGGGCCGGATGGAACTCACCGACGTCGAGGAGCCCGCCCTGCGCAGGCCCGACGACGTGAAGGTCCGGATCGCCATGACCGGCATCTGCGGCACCGACCACAAGATCCTCGCCGGCAAGCTGGACGTGGCGGGGAAGGGCACCGTGCTCGGCCACGAGGGCGTCGGCACCGTGGTGGAGACCGGTGACGCCGTGACCCGCGTCAAGCCCGGCGACCGCGTCGTCATCAACCCCACTCAATCCTGCGGCACCTGCCGCAACTGCCGTCTCGGCGCCTACTGCTACTGCCTCCACTTCGACGACCACCAGGTCGGGTTCACCCTCGCGGGCACCTTCGCCGAGTACTACGTCGGCACCGCCCAGTACCTCTACCCGATCCCCGACGGGATGAGCTGGCAGGTCGCCAGCCTCATCGAGCCGCTGGGCTGCTCACTCAACAGCGTCCTGAAGTCCGGCCTCCAGCCCCACGAGACCGTCCTCGTCATCGGCTCCGGTGCCATCGGCCTGCTGTGCCAGAGCATCGCCCGGCGACTGGGCCGGCTCACCGTGGCCACGGAACCCAACGCCTTCCGCCGCGCGTTCGCCGCCGGCATCGCCCACCACGCTCTGCACCCCGACGAGCTGACACCGGAGACGATCGCGCGGCTCACCGACGGCAAGGGGTTCGACGTGGTCATCGACGCGGTCGGCAACCAGCTCACGACAGCGATGGACGCGGTCGCCAAGGGCGGCCGGGTGGTGCCGATGGGCTACGACGACACCTACCGGGCCGAGATCGCCCCCACCAGGCTCATCGACGCCGGGCTGAGCATCGTCGCGGCCGTCCCGCTGCACGACGCCATCGGCCCGGCCCTCGACTTCTCGGCCCGGCTGCCCGAACTCGCACGGATGGTCACCACGGAGGTCGACATGGCGGACTTCCGTGACGCCTTCGAATCCACCATGGGCATCGACCCGCGCACCGGAAGGAAGGTGGAGATCACATCGGTCAAGGCGGTGATCCGCTCATGA
- a CDS encoding aminotransferase class III-fold pyridoxal phosphate-dependent enzyme: protein MTSERADTTGRTPSLTWFDRTRAVIPAGCSTLAKTPHRLLPGRGAIVAVRAKDAGFTDLDGRTWLDCEMAMGTATWGHARPEVAEAVGAVLERGTAFSVADPLEGELADRLLARFGVYQAVKFAKSGADVVSGAVRIARAATGRDLVVATEYHGWHDWAAPSYYSAGPAALGVPQAVAELTLTIPPDDPGRLVALLREHPGNIAAVVLCPNRWTSGHLRAVLDEARTAGTVVIFDEVTSGIRMGRRATCGELGIWPDLLCVSKGMANGLPLAALLGDRRLVMRAGDVRMSNAHSSESLALAAALACEDLMDAAPVWPSWRARTTAMMDTLRARVSALGLHDRIEVRGDHSSFSLGTAGAGDFWTDPFRAHLLSVLADRRIFTKGYFVFSDRHTPAQLDEVERAIDAALTSY, encoded by the coding sequence ATGACGAGCGAACGAGCGGACACCACCGGCCGGACGCCCAGCCTCACGTGGTTCGACCGGACCCGCGCCGTGATCCCGGCCGGTTGCAGCACCCTCGCCAAGACACCCCACCGGCTGCTGCCGGGGCGGGGCGCGATCGTGGCCGTACGCGCCAAGGACGCCGGGTTCACCGACCTCGACGGACGGACCTGGCTGGACTGCGAGATGGCCATGGGCACCGCGACCTGGGGCCACGCCCGGCCCGAGGTCGCGGAGGCGGTGGGCGCGGTGCTGGAGAGGGGCACCGCGTTCTCCGTCGCCGACCCCCTCGAAGGGGAACTGGCCGACCGTCTCCTGGCCCGGTTCGGCGTGTACCAGGCGGTGAAGTTCGCCAAGAGCGGCGCCGACGTGGTGAGCGGTGCCGTGCGGATCGCCCGCGCCGCCACCGGCCGCGACCTCGTGGTGGCCACCGAATACCACGGGTGGCACGACTGGGCCGCACCGTCGTACTACTCCGCAGGCCCCGCCGCGCTCGGCGTCCCCCAGGCCGTGGCGGAGCTGACCCTGACCATCCCGCCCGACGACCCCGGGCGCCTCGTCGCACTGCTGCGCGAGCACCCCGGGAACATCGCGGCGGTCGTGCTCTGCCCCAACCGCTGGACGTCCGGCCACCTCCGCGCCGTCCTGGACGAGGCGCGCACCGCCGGCACGGTCGTGATCTTCGACGAGGTCACCTCCGGCATCCGCATGGGCCGACGCGCCACCTGCGGCGAACTCGGCATCTGGCCGGACCTGCTGTGCGTCTCCAAGGGCATGGCGAACGGACTCCCGCTCGCGGCCCTCCTGGGGGACCGCCGGCTGGTGATGCGGGCCGGGGACGTCCGCATGAGCAACGCGCACTCCAGCGAGTCCCTGGCCCTCGCCGCCGCCCTGGCCTGCGAGGACCTGATGGACGCGGCTCCCGTCTGGCCGTCGTGGCGCGCACGCACCACCGCCATGATGGACACCCTGCGCGCCCGGGTCTCCGCACTCGGGCTGCACGACCGCATCGAGGTGCGGGGCGACCACTCCAGCTTCTCCCTCGGGACGGCCGGAGCCGGCGACTTCTGGACGGACCCGTTCCGTGCGCACCTGCTCAGCGTGCTCGCCGACCGGCGGATCTTCACCAAGGGCTACTTCGTCTTCTCCGACCGGCACACCCCCGCGCAGCTCGACGAGGTCGAGCGCGCCATCGACGCCGCCCTGACCAGCTACTGA
- a CDS encoding glycosyltransferase family 2 protein: MRSSIIVPIYQSPTVLSLFLRSLRSTIEPDAELILVNDGSGPEAGEMIEEFARTLKAERADTLTVGTVHNTTPRGCGQALNQGLLQARGDHVFFVDSDLVLSPGWQSGMLRTLHDHPRAGMTAGVLLYPQTGGVQHCGISFSETSGRHLYLNARPADLPGAPYRVQLAAFALFAMTRRVRDDVGLLDERYFNGYEDFDYQMRARSLGHHTVIDPRVTSYHWEQRNGVHRASNRKSNLARFWKTWGGHLENDVVPRIVDTLTGEAGLDRYVPVDLAETRTDATDVWKALSDASLLDRHDVLDHSTKVGGEGPILLAQVLPDALLTEARPLLLLVENFVRLLDNRMWLTERLRVRTDDIVIDLHGNRTGLADLHAGCWPGVKVR; the protein is encoded by the coding sequence TTGCGTAGCAGCATCATCGTGCCCATCTACCAGTCACCCACGGTCCTCTCGCTCTTCCTCAGGTCGCTGAGATCGACCATCGAACCGGACGCGGAACTCATCCTGGTCAACGACGGCTCCGGTCCCGAAGCCGGGGAGATGATCGAGGAGTTCGCCCGCACGCTGAAGGCCGAGCGAGCCGACACCCTCACGGTGGGAACCGTCCACAACACCACACCCCGCGGGTGCGGACAGGCCCTCAACCAGGGGCTGCTCCAGGCCCGGGGCGACCATGTGTTCTTCGTCGACTCCGACCTGGTCCTGTCGCCCGGCTGGCAGTCCGGAATGCTGCGCACGCTGCACGACCACCCGCGGGCCGGGATGACCGCCGGCGTCCTGCTGTACCCCCAGACCGGGGGAGTGCAGCACTGCGGCATCTCGTTCAGCGAGACGTCGGGCCGGCACCTGTACCTCAACGCCCGCCCCGCCGACCTGCCCGGCGCGCCGTACCGCGTCCAACTGGCCGCCTTCGCGCTCTTCGCCATGACCCGCCGCGTACGGGACGACGTCGGGCTGCTCGACGAGCGGTACTTCAACGGGTACGAGGACTTCGACTACCAGATGCGGGCCAGGTCCCTCGGACACCACACCGTGATCGACCCGAGGGTCACCTCGTACCACTGGGAACAGCGCAACGGCGTGCACCGGGCGAGCAACCGCAAGAGCAACCTCGCGCGGTTCTGGAAGACATGGGGCGGGCACCTGGAGAACGACGTCGTCCCCCGCATCGTCGACACCCTGACCGGCGAGGCCGGCCTCGACCGCTACGTACCGGTGGACCTCGCCGAGACCCGAACGGACGCCACCGACGTCTGGAAAGCCCTCTCCGACGCCTCGTTACTCGACCGGCACGATGTGCTCGACCACTCCACCAAGGTGGGCGGTGAGGGACCCATCCTGCTCGCCCAAGTGCTGCCCGACGCGCTCCTCACCGAAGCGCGGCCCCTGCTCCTCCTCGTCGAGAACTTCGTCCGCCTGCTGGACAACCGGATGTGGCTCACCGAGCGCCTCCGGGTCCGCACGGACGACATCGTCATCGACCTGCACGGCAACAGGACGGGCCTCGCGGACCTCCATGCCGGCTGCTGGCCGGGGGTCAAGGTCCGATGA